The Micromonospora sp. M71_S20 genome has a window encoding:
- a CDS encoding PadR family transcriptional regulator, with amino-acid sequence MREPTFLILTALAGGPRHGYGIIREVTALSAQRVTLLPGTLYAALDRLHAQGLVAPDREETVDGRLRRYYRLTPDGIGALDVETARLRQLATAAETRLRALHPGTA; translated from the coding sequence ATGCGAGAGCCGACCTTCCTGATCCTCACCGCGCTCGCCGGTGGCCCTCGGCACGGCTACGGCATCATCCGCGAGGTCACCGCCCTGTCCGCGCAGCGCGTCACCCTGCTGCCGGGCACCCTCTACGCCGCGCTCGACCGGTTGCACGCGCAGGGGCTCGTCGCGCCCGACCGCGAGGAGACCGTCGACGGCCGGCTCCGCCGCTACTACCGACTCACCCCGGACGGGATCGGCGCCCTGGACGTCGAGACCGCCCGGCTGCGCCAACTCGCCACCGCCGCCGAGACCCGGCTGCGCGCGCTCCACCCCGGCACCGCCTGA